A genomic region of Phoenix dactylifera cultivar Barhee BC4 unplaced genomic scaffold, palm_55x_up_171113_PBpolish2nd_filt_p 000407F, whole genome shotgun sequence contains the following coding sequences:
- the LOC120105968 gene encoding 7-deoxyloganetin glucosyltransferase-like isoform X2 produces MEKPHAVMIPFPSPGHINPMLQLAKVLHFKGFHITFINTEFSYHCMLKSAAPDVLRGPSDFRLETIPDGLSPSDRESPEYNVAEQLGIPALVFCTMSACGFMGALHLGELVQRGYIPLKDKSCITNGYLDTIIDWIPGMKGIRLGDISSFVRTVDRDDMFLNFEKETASNALRAWGLILNTFDHMECDVLRAMKHMFPQMYALGPLPALLNRLTEKQRNPICLSLWKEDSSCMEWLNTQRDSSVIYVNFGSLTVMTTQQLVEFAWGLAESKHPFLWIIRPDLVAGGLAALPEEFITETKGRSLLASWCSQEEVLSHSSIGGFLTHSGWNSTLESVCSGVPMICWPSFAEQYTNCRYACKEWGIGMEIDQEVKREQVKGLIKELMEGDRGQEVRKSVMKWKEMAKQATSQGGSSYANMERLIIDLNPEKIAA; encoded by the exons ATGGAGAAGCCCCATGCTGTCATGATCCCTTTTCCCAGCCCAGGCCACATAAACCCCATGCTGCAGCTAGCCAAGGTTCTCCATTTCAAAGGCTTCCACATCACCTTCATCAACACCGAGTTCAGCTACCATTGTATGCTGAAGTCTGCAGCACCAGATGTTCTCAGGGGCCCCAGTGATTTTCGACTTGAAACCATCCCTGATGGTCTCTCCCCCTCTGATCGAGAGAGCCCCGAATATA ATGTTGCCGAACAGCTGGGCATTCCTGCGTTGGTGTTCTGCACTATGAGCGCTTGCGGTTTCATGGGCGCCCTTCACTTGGGCGAGCTCGTTCAGAGAGGATATATACCACTCAAAG ATAAGAGCTGCATCACAAATGGATACCTTGATACAATTATAGATTGGATTCCTGGAATGAAAGGTATACGCCTTGGAGATATTTCTAGTTTTGTTAGAACAGTTGATCGTGATGACATGTTTCTCAACTTTGAGAAGGAAACGGCGAGTAATGCTCTCAGGGCCTGGGGATTAATCCTCAATACCTTTGATCACATGGAGTGCGATGTCTTGCGTGCCATGAAACATATGTTCCCTCAGATGTACGCATTAGGCCCTTTGCCTGCACTCCTCAATCGTTTAACAGAGAAGCAGAGGAATCCAATATGCTTGAGCCTTTGGAAGGAAGATTCTAGCTGTATGGAATGGCTGAATACCCAGAGAGATTCTTCAGTTATCTATGTGAATTTTGGAAGCCTCACAGTGATGACAACCCAGCAGCTGGTAGAGTTTGCTTGGGGCCTCGCAGAAAGCAAGCATCCTTTCTTGTGGATCATCAGGCCTGATCTTGTTGCGGGTGGGCTGGCTGCATTGCCTGAGGAATTCATTACGGAAACCAAGGGGCGGAGTCTCCTCGCCAGTTGGTGCTCGCAAGAAGAAGTGCTCTCTCACTCTTCTATTGGAGGCTTTCTGACGCATAGCGGCTGGAATTCAACACTGGAGAGTGTTTGCAGCGGTGTGCCGATGATCTGCTGGCCAAGCTTCGCAGAACAATATACTAATTGTAGATATGCCTGTAAGGAATGGGGAATAGGCATGGAGATCGACCAAGAGGTGAAGAGAGAGCAAGTTAAGGGCCTGATAAAGGAATTGATGGAAGGAGATAGAGGGCAGGAAGTGAGGAAAAGTGTCATGAAGTGGAAAGAGATGGCAAAGCAAGCAACTTCACAAGGTGGATCTTCTTATGCAAACATGGAGAGATTAATTATAGACTTGAATCCTGAGAAGATTGCAGCTTAG
- the LOC120105968 gene encoding 7-deoxyloganetin glucosyltransferase-like isoform X1: MEKPHAVMIPFPSPGHINPMLQLAKVLHFKGFHITFINTEFSYHCMLKSAAPDVLRGPSDFRLETIPDGLSPSDRESPEYSTKFYLSTKINSVAPLRELLSELNNSSRTPPITCIIFNWLMTFSLDVAEQLGIPALVFCTMSACGFMGALHLGELVQRGYIPLKDKSCITNGYLDTIIDWIPGMKGIRLGDISSFVRTVDRDDMFLNFEKETASNALRAWGLILNTFDHMECDVLRAMKHMFPQMYALGPLPALLNRLTEKQRNPICLSLWKEDSSCMEWLNTQRDSSVIYVNFGSLTVMTTQQLVEFAWGLAESKHPFLWIIRPDLVAGGLAALPEEFITETKGRSLLASWCSQEEVLSHSSIGGFLTHSGWNSTLESVCSGVPMICWPSFAEQYTNCRYACKEWGIGMEIDQEVKREQVKGLIKELMEGDRGQEVRKSVMKWKEMAKQATSQGGSSYANMERLIIDLNPEKIAA; encoded by the exons ATGGAGAAGCCCCATGCTGTCATGATCCCTTTTCCCAGCCCAGGCCACATAAACCCCATGCTGCAGCTAGCCAAGGTTCTCCATTTCAAAGGCTTCCACATCACCTTCATCAACACCGAGTTCAGCTACCATTGTATGCTGAAGTCTGCAGCACCAGATGTTCTCAGGGGCCCCAGTGATTTTCGACTTGAAACCATCCCTGATGGTCTCTCCCCCTCTGATCGAGAGAGCCCCGAATATAGTACGAAATTCTACCTCTCAACAAAAATAAACAGTGTTGCTCCCCTTAGAGAACTCCTATCAGAGCTCAATAACTCCTCTCGCACGCCCCCCATCACCTGCATCATATTCAACTGGCTCATGACTTTTTCTCTAGATGTTGCCGAACAGCTGGGCATTCCTGCGTTGGTGTTCTGCACTATGAGCGCTTGCGGTTTCATGGGCGCCCTTCACTTGGGCGAGCTCGTTCAGAGAGGATATATACCACTCAAAG ATAAGAGCTGCATCACAAATGGATACCTTGATACAATTATAGATTGGATTCCTGGAATGAAAGGTATACGCCTTGGAGATATTTCTAGTTTTGTTAGAACAGTTGATCGTGATGACATGTTTCTCAACTTTGAGAAGGAAACGGCGAGTAATGCTCTCAGGGCCTGGGGATTAATCCTCAATACCTTTGATCACATGGAGTGCGATGTCTTGCGTGCCATGAAACATATGTTCCCTCAGATGTACGCATTAGGCCCTTTGCCTGCACTCCTCAATCGTTTAACAGAGAAGCAGAGGAATCCAATATGCTTGAGCCTTTGGAAGGAAGATTCTAGCTGTATGGAATGGCTGAATACCCAGAGAGATTCTTCAGTTATCTATGTGAATTTTGGAAGCCTCACAGTGATGACAACCCAGCAGCTGGTAGAGTTTGCTTGGGGCCTCGCAGAAAGCAAGCATCCTTTCTTGTGGATCATCAGGCCTGATCTTGTTGCGGGTGGGCTGGCTGCATTGCCTGAGGAATTCATTACGGAAACCAAGGGGCGGAGTCTCCTCGCCAGTTGGTGCTCGCAAGAAGAAGTGCTCTCTCACTCTTCTATTGGAGGCTTTCTGACGCATAGCGGCTGGAATTCAACACTGGAGAGTGTTTGCAGCGGTGTGCCGATGATCTGCTGGCCAAGCTTCGCAGAACAATATACTAATTGTAGATATGCCTGTAAGGAATGGGGAATAGGCATGGAGATCGACCAAGAGGTGAAGAGAGAGCAAGTTAAGGGCCTGATAAAGGAATTGATGGAAGGAGATAGAGGGCAGGAAGTGAGGAAAAGTGTCATGAAGTGGAAAGAGATGGCAAAGCAAGCAACTTCACAAGGTGGATCTTCTTATGCAAACATGGAGAGATTAATTATAGACTTGAATCCTGAGAAGATTGCAGCTTAG